A genomic segment from Streptomyces sp. NBC_00654 encodes:
- a CDS encoding SAM-dependent methyltransferase, protein MQADDRLPYGVDVRTPSVARMYDHLLDGKDNFAADRAACDDLLRQVPSMKLLALNNRAFLRRVVHSLAQDYGIRQFIDHGSGLPTQDNVHQIAQRVRPASRVVYVDTDPIVRTVGGALLETNERTAVLQADMRDTEAIFESEQVARLIDFREPVAALFVSVLHCIPDADRPLELIRRVKSRLASGSIMVICQLVSESAEVRDGVSDFMDRETHGHWGRVRTRADVDAYFRENDLGILEPGLVEVSRWRPPETADAPAQSSFEWEEFGGAGIVR, encoded by the coding sequence ATGCAGGCTGATGACCGGCTTCCGTACGGGGTGGATGTGCGGACACCGAGCGTCGCTCGGATGTACGACCATCTGCTGGACGGCAAGGACAACTTCGCCGCGGACCGTGCCGCGTGCGATGATCTCTTACGCCAGGTGCCGAGCATGAAACTGCTCGCACTGAACAACAGGGCGTTCCTGCGGCGCGTGGTGCATTCCCTCGCCCAGGACTACGGCATCCGTCAGTTCATCGATCACGGGTCCGGTCTTCCCACCCAGGACAATGTGCACCAGATCGCACAGCGTGTCAGGCCCGCCTCGCGGGTGGTGTATGTCGATACCGATCCGATCGTCCGCACCGTCGGCGGCGCGCTCCTGGAGACCAATGAGCGGACCGCGGTGCTGCAGGCGGACATGCGGGACACCGAGGCGATCTTCGAGAGCGAACAGGTCGCGCGCCTGATCGACTTCCGTGAGCCCGTCGCCGCGCTCTTCGTCTCGGTTCTGCACTGCATCCCCGACGCGGACCGCCCGCTGGAGCTCATCCGCAGGGTGAAGAGCCGGCTGGCGAGCGGCAGCATCATGGTCATCTGCCAGCTGGTCAGCGAGAGCGCGGAGGTCCGTGACGGCGTCTCCGACTTCATGGACCGCGAGACTCACGGGCACTGGGGCCGTGTGAGGACGCGTGCCGACGTCGATGCCTACTTCCGGGAGAACGACCTCGGCATCCTGGAACCCGGGCTCGTCGAGGTGTCCCGGTGGCGGCCCCCGGAGACCGCGGACGCCCCCGCGCAGAGCAGTTTCGAGTGGGAGGAGTTCGGCGGCGCCGGGATCGTCCGCTGA
- a CDS encoding helix-turn-helix domain-containing protein, with the protein MPRDDAKRTCGFCGAELPEPKGPGRRRVYCDAGHRRQAQRRRERERPSAGEGRRSLGQEIAAELHRLAGALLEATYAGEDLAELVQRARAVQNEIDCFLAAEVLAGRARGARWDDIGRAVNVTAETARSKWQADRVRRQLDHRALSQRAAPLPAPRTLASIQPSKTAVPADGPAPGTPVTARQRLAAALSQAQRESGFSIRRIADLTMLSPSFISRVLSGERLPSWDLVCHLCTIVGQEPRELRLLCEVAHGITQPARQTVTEYIASLKAALRGLHLAAARPSPQQIHRRSNGRVPAWLVAQVLNGDAVPEWEILGATVTALGGQAADFKPLWEAIHYSVLMADDSRVSGLVTDPTT; encoded by the coding sequence ATGCCGCGAGACGACGCGAAGCGGACCTGTGGCTTCTGCGGCGCCGAACTGCCCGAACCGAAGGGTCCCGGGCGCCGGCGCGTCTACTGCGACGCCGGCCACCGGCGCCAGGCCCAGCGCCGCAGGGAACGTGAACGCCCGTCCGCGGGCGAGGGCCGGCGGTCGCTCGGGCAGGAGATCGCCGCGGAACTGCACAGGCTGGCCGGCGCGTTGCTGGAGGCCACGTACGCGGGCGAGGACCTGGCCGAACTCGTACAGCGCGCGCGGGCTGTGCAGAACGAGATCGACTGCTTCCTCGCCGCGGAGGTACTCGCCGGCCGGGCACGGGGGGCCCGGTGGGACGACATCGGCCGGGCGGTGAATGTGACGGCGGAGACGGCCAGGTCGAAATGGCAGGCGGACCGTGTCCGGCGGCAGTTGGACCACCGGGCGCTCTCGCAGCGGGCCGCGCCGCTGCCGGCCCCCCGGACGCTGGCCTCCATACAGCCGAGCAAGACCGCGGTTCCTGCTGACGGACCGGCGCCGGGGACCCCGGTGACCGCCCGTCAGCGGCTCGCCGCCGCCCTGTCCCAGGCACAGCGGGAGAGCGGGTTCAGCATCCGCAGGATCGCCGACCTCACCATGCTGTCCCCCTCCTTCATCTCCCGGGTCCTGTCGGGAGAGCGGCTGCCGTCATGGGACCTGGTGTGCCATCTGTGCACCATCGTGGGCCAGGAGCCCCGGGAGCTGCGTCTGCTGTGCGAGGTCGCCCACGGCATCACCCAGCCGGCCCGGCAGACGGTCACCGAGTACATCGCCTCGCTGAAAGCGGCACTGCGCGGGCTGCATCTGGCCGCCGCGCGTCCTTCACCCCAGCAGATCCACCGGCGCAGCAACGGGCGGGTACCGGCGTGGCTCGTCGCCCAGGTGCTGAACGGGGACGCGGTGCCCGAGTGGGAGATCCTCGGTGCGACCGTCACCGCGCTGGGCGGTCAGGCGGCCGATTTCAAGCCGCTGTGGGAGGCGATTCACTACAGCGTTCTCATGGCGGACGACTCCCGTGTTTCCGGCCTGGTCACTGATCCGACAACTTGA
- a CDS encoding chaplin family protein, protein MGTETWGTGGGAGRVGVRAAVLGAVAGAALLPAGAAHANVLGIGNAVFGNTCVSQGGARAEGATVAGSGVGSGNRAGLPLSLPRNHCGNSGIVCTALFRPSE, encoded by the coding sequence ATGGGTACGGAGACGTGGGGTACGGGTGGTGGCGCGGGGCGTGTGGGTGTGCGGGCGGCGGTGCTGGGTGCGGTGGCGGGGGCGGCGTTGCTTCCGGCCGGTGCCGCTCACGCGAATGTGCTCGGGATCGGGAACGCGGTGTTCGGCAACACGTGTGTCAGCCAGGGCGGTGCTCGGGCCGAGGGCGCCACGGTCGCCGGGAGCGGTGTGGGCAGCGGGAATCGGGCCGGTCTGCCGTTGAGTCTGCCGCGCAACCACTGCGGCAACAGCGGCATCGTCTGCACGGCCCTGTTCCGCCCCAGCGAGTGA
- a CDS encoding alpha/beta fold hydrolase — MSIPHRLIGSGDHKVLVLHDWFGTSAGWGSFLDYLDGDTFSYAFLDYRGYGDRKDVTGEYTLAEIAGDALALADELGWERFSLLGHSMGGKAVQQVLAQAPRRVRKLVGLAPVPAGPYPLDADGEALFYGAAQDRDRRLAIVDLVTGQRASRVWVDLMVDRSLELSTREAFGGYVQDWVTADLTHRIVGNPVPVKVIVGEHDLALTADVMRGTWLSLYPNAELEEIANSGHYPMHETPVVLATAIETFLRD; from the coding sequence ATGAGCATTCCGCACCGTCTGATCGGTTCCGGCGACCACAAGGTCCTGGTGCTTCACGACTGGTTCGGCACGAGCGCCGGGTGGGGGTCCTTCCTGGACTACCTGGACGGCGACACCTTCAGCTACGCCTTCCTGGACTACCGCGGCTACGGTGACCGCAAGGACGTCACCGGCGAGTACACACTCGCCGAGATCGCGGGCGACGCCCTCGCCCTGGCCGACGAGCTCGGCTGGGAGCGTTTCTCCCTCCTCGGCCATTCCATGGGCGGCAAGGCCGTGCAACAAGTGCTGGCACAGGCTCCGCGACGCGTGCGCAAGCTGGTCGGTCTGGCCCCGGTCCCCGCCGGGCCCTACCCGCTGGACGCCGACGGCGAGGCGCTCTTCTACGGCGCCGCGCAGGACCGCGACCGGCGGCTGGCCATCGTGGACCTGGTCACCGGGCAACGGGCGAGCCGAGTGTGGGTCGACCTGATGGTCGACCGCTCCCTGGAGCTCTCGACCCGCGAGGCGTTCGGCGGCTACGTCCAGGACTGGGTCACCGCCGATCTGACGCACCGGATCGTCGGCAATCCCGTTCCGGTCAAGGTCATCGTCGGTGAGCACGATCTGGCCCTCACGGCCGACGTCATGCGCGGTACATGGCTCAGCCTCTACCCGAACGCGGAGCTGGAGGAGATCGCCAACAGCGGCCACTACCCGATGCACGAGACACCGGTGGTGCTGGCGACGGCGATCGAGACGTTCCTGCGCGACTGA
- a CDS encoding amidohydrolase yields MDTYADLVFLGGRVVTVDAEFSVASALAVTGGVISAVGGREDVAPLIGPGTRVVELRGATLLPGINDSHLHGCAFGMATPPLSLELGHPAVSSLAGVAEVVREAVGRLPEGQWITGHGWDTGFLDECVSDPSRQPSRHDLDAVSPDHPVVLYSFSGHATWVNSKALELIGIDRHTVAPPGGAIVVDGTGEPTGLLHEGAQALIQNALPPLSRQERTDAIRSALATFATLGVTSYTEPGLGPGGDGIMRGALGAETLDVYRRLLADGELTARLGVLLLPTGMAGTAEEFARTLTALGKPDETDPRRLAILGVKIFADGIVPNKTSWMHEPYVGGGCGSLCVGGETDSERTAGIDAMIRHAHTAGHQLGVHVTGDRACDAVADAFAAAMAEHPRPDARHYVIHGDFLTAHSMKVLAAHDFGVNMNPTIKWTVADMEEEFVGAERAAYAWPYRDAIDAGVRVASGSDAPVTYPDWRQGIATMVLRESKAAGRVSGPEQRIGLAEAIRTYTIDAAWQDFADDWKGSLEPGKVADLCVLDGDLLTADPHDIPEMPVVLTVMDGRIVHETLRD; encoded by the coding sequence GTGGACACGTATGCGGATCTGGTGTTTCTCGGCGGTCGGGTGGTCACGGTCGATGCGGAGTTCTCCGTCGCCTCGGCCCTGGCGGTGACCGGTGGGGTCATCAGCGCCGTCGGCGGCCGGGAGGACGTCGCGCCGCTCATCGGACCCGGCACCCGTGTCGTCGAGCTGCGGGGCGCGACACTGCTTCCCGGAATCAACGATTCCCATCTGCACGGATGCGCCTTCGGCATGGCGACGCCGCCGCTCTCCCTCGAGCTCGGCCATCCCGCCGTGTCCTCCCTCGCGGGCGTGGCCGAGGTGGTACGGGAGGCCGTGGGACGGCTTCCGGAGGGACAGTGGATCACCGGGCACGGCTGGGACACCGGCTTCCTCGACGAGTGCGTCTCCGACCCCTCGCGGCAGCCGTCGCGGCACGACCTGGACGCCGTGAGCCCGGACCATCCGGTCGTTCTGTACTCCTTCTCCGGGCACGCCACCTGGGTCAACTCCAAGGCACTGGAGCTCATCGGGATCGACCGGCACACCGTCGCGCCGCCCGGCGGAGCCATAGTCGTGGACGGAACGGGGGAGCCGACCGGGCTGCTCCACGAGGGGGCCCAGGCCCTCATCCAGAACGCGCTGCCGCCGCTCAGCCGACAGGAACGGACCGACGCGATCAGGTCGGCACTCGCCACGTTCGCCACGCTCGGCGTGACCAGCTACACCGAGCCCGGACTCGGCCCCGGCGGCGACGGCATCATGCGGGGCGCGCTCGGCGCCGAAACCCTCGACGTCTACCGCCGACTGCTTGCCGACGGCGAACTGACCGCCCGCCTCGGCGTCCTGCTCCTGCCCACCGGAATGGCCGGCACCGCCGAGGAGTTCGCCCGCACCCTCACCGCCCTCGGCAAGCCCGACGAGACCGATCCCCGCCGCCTCGCGATCCTCGGGGTCAAGATCTTCGCGGACGGCATCGTCCCCAACAAGACGTCCTGGATGCATGAGCCGTACGTCGGCGGCGGCTGCGGCTCCCTGTGTGTCGGCGGTGAGACCGACAGCGAGCGGACCGCCGGGATCGACGCCATGATCCGGCACGCCCACACCGCCGGGCACCAGCTGGGCGTCCACGTCACCGGCGACCGGGCCTGCGACGCCGTCGCGGACGCGTTCGCCGCGGCCATGGCCGAGCATCCGCGGCCCGATGCCCGCCACTACGTCATCCACGGCGACTTCCTCACCGCGCACAGCATGAAGGTGCTGGCCGCGCACGACTTCGGCGTCAACATGAACCCCACCATCAAGTGGACCGTCGCCGACATGGAAGAGGAGTTCGTCGGCGCCGAGCGGGCCGCCTACGCATGGCCCTACCGCGATGCCATCGACGCCGGAGTACGGGTCGCGAGCGGGTCCGACGCCCCCGTCACCTACCCGGACTGGCGCCAGGGCATCGCCACCATGGTGCTGCGCGAGTCGAAGGCCGCCGGCCGGGTCAGCGGGCCCGAGCAGCGCATCGGCCTGGCCGAGGCCATCCGTACGTACACGATCGACGCGGCCTGGCAGGACTTCGCCGACGACTGGAAGGGTTCCCTGGAACCGGGCAAGGTCGCCGACCTGTGTGTGCTCGACGGGGATCTGCTCACCGCCGACCCGCACGACATCCCGGAGATGCCCGTCGTCCTCACCGTCATGGACGGGCGGATCGTGCACGAAACCCTTCGAGATTGA
- a CDS encoding LuxR family transcriptional regulator: protein MAAERSSGDILDAAVHVREAARSATAGAAGVDTVLAALSDVVAYDHASLARWDPLRRRHTTLAGSYPEDATSYIETRLHRDPVFPVLRSPDRGGLWLGDVPGQLLVASPGFQDVLCPLGIEDGVAQCLFAADGRYVGMLNVSTRRPRRAPDPARAVVTLLTEALAAAVATGAGPSPEETAAAEPAAGARPPEARRFGGLSPRELQVLAELTVGRTNREIAERLYITPRTVGTHIEHILAKLDLPNRSAAAARAVAWGVEPSR, encoded by the coding sequence ATGGCAGCGGAGCGGAGCAGTGGCGACATCCTGGACGCGGCCGTCCACGTCCGTGAGGCCGCCAGGAGCGCCACGGCCGGCGCGGCGGGCGTCGACACGGTTCTGGCGGCGCTGTCGGACGTGGTGGCGTACGACCATGCCTCCCTGGCCCGGTGGGATCCACTGCGCCGGCGCCACACCACGCTGGCCGGGAGCTACCCGGAGGACGCCACGTCCTACATCGAGACCCGCCTCCACCGGGACCCGGTGTTCCCCGTGCTCCGCAGCCCGGACCGGGGCGGGCTCTGGCTCGGGGACGTCCCCGGGCAGTTGCTGGTGGCATCGCCGGGCTTCCAGGACGTGCTGTGCCCCCTCGGCATCGAGGACGGCGTGGCCCAGTGCCTCTTCGCCGCCGACGGCCGGTACGTCGGCATGCTGAACGTCAGCACCCGCAGACCACGGCGCGCCCCGGATCCGGCGCGCGCCGTGGTCACACTGCTCACCGAGGCACTCGCCGCCGCGGTCGCCACCGGCGCGGGCCCGTCGCCCGAGGAGACCGCCGCGGCCGAGCCCGCGGCGGGCGCGCGGCCCCCGGAAGCGCGGCGGTTCGGCGGGCTCTCGCCCCGGGAGCTCCAGGTGCTGGCCGAACTGACGGTCGGCCGTACCAACCGGGAGATCGCCGAGCGGCTCTACATCACCCCGCGCACCGTGGGGACCCACATCGAGCACATCCTCGCCAAGCTCGACCTCCCCAACCGCTCGGCGGCCGCCGCCCGAGCCGTCGCCTGGGGCGTCGAACCCTCCCGCTGA
- a CDS encoding DUF5825 family protein: MDSALDTTADTLRVTAWRDYDEAACALPGMSLGSLDLTGPEASESDRLWELGARRVALPAAVDLTATGDLAGARRTARALSLVRDLTARAVLVEWDLRLDPARPDDWQALSHLQPPRTLRGASEPDSALSTWRNGHYLGKCLWRNGPGFLQIRDRRWGNLQRFTADEPHYRHAVGELSYGAPQDSVAKDALDDFTEEKLVLHLGPLAWWVPYRVSRWTQEAMAV, from the coding sequence ATGGACTCAGCCCTCGACACCACCGCGGACACCCTGCGCGTCACGGCCTGGCGCGACTACGACGAAGCCGCCTGCGCCCTGCCCGGGATGTCTCTGGGCAGTCTCGACCTGACCGGCCCCGAGGCGTCCGAGAGCGACCGGCTCTGGGAACTCGGCGCACGCCGCGTGGCCCTGCCGGCCGCCGTGGACCTCACGGCGACGGGGGACCTCGCCGGAGCACGCCGCACCGCGCGGGCACTCAGCCTGGTCCGGGACCTCACCGCCCGCGCCGTACTGGTCGAATGGGACCTCCGGCTGGACCCGGCACGTCCGGATGACTGGCAGGCCCTCAGCCATCTCCAGCCGCCCCGGACCCTGCGCGGAGCCTCCGAGCCCGACTCCGCACTCTCCACCTGGCGGAACGGCCACTACCTGGGCAAGTGCCTGTGGCGCAACGGCCCCGGCTTCCTCCAGATCCGCGACCGCCGCTGGGGCAACCTCCAGCGCTTCACGGCGGACGAACCGCACTACCGCCACGCTGTCGGGGAGCTCTCCTACGGGGCCCCGCAGGACTCCGTGGCCAAGGACGCCCTGGACGACTTCACCGAGGAGAAGCTCGTCCTCCATCTCGGCCCCCTGGCCTGGTGGGTCCCCTACCGTGTGAGCCGGTGGACCCAGGAAGCGATGGCGGTCTGA
- a CDS encoding RiPP maturation radical SAM C-methyltransferase — translation MRVLLVNMPWSPIDLPSLALGILKRSVDERVPGATATVLHANLEFTDWVTARTEFTPTDYEYYSLSSYFMGCGDWVFSSALYDDPSWREAEFTEAMRTKLSKTRMKMSHKLHRMAPDFVAEIARRIVGEAPDVVGFTSTFQQNTAALAAARQVKRLAPHIRTVIGGANCDAEQGAALHRNFPFLDYVVRGEGEAAFPQLLSALTAGESLSGVPGLCHRTEDGSSTANPMASSPLPPATILSPDYSGYFERLAASVARNWVEPKLVVEGARGCWWGEKHHCTFCGLNGSFMQFRSKSPDVFYEEIMDLARKHRVLDMYVVDNILDMGYLSTVLPRIIDSGYDLRLHVEIKANMRRNQLRTLAEAGLIYVQPGIESLNKRVLDLMDKGVSGCQNVRMLRDGAETGLSVSWNYLHGFPGESAKDYEGVIGQIPALEHLDPPVDLSARIAIERFSPYFNQPSLGFDGLRPEAHYRFTYDLPEEELYDLAYVFEAPERGVGEVTVSALNDALALWKEHHTDARLTHTDLGDRIVLVSARRSFAWRVMELTDPFETAVFRLLDQPHAPASVLRKATVRIPGHGRTGADVEALLAHWLELGLLFTDGGQYVHLAPSAVNENLLRLDFMRHAHAAPGTASPNPSASPSASPSASDNEADTGAQPDRDAVLA, via the coding sequence GTGCGTGTTCTGCTGGTCAATATGCCCTGGTCACCCATCGACCTTCCGTCACTCGCCCTGGGAATCCTCAAGCGCAGCGTGGACGAGCGCGTTCCCGGTGCCACGGCGACGGTGCTCCACGCAAACCTGGAGTTCACCGACTGGGTCACGGCACGCACCGAGTTCACGCCGACCGACTACGAGTACTACTCCCTGTCCTCGTACTTCATGGGGTGCGGCGACTGGGTCTTCTCCTCGGCCCTCTACGACGACCCGTCGTGGCGCGAGGCGGAGTTCACCGAGGCGATGCGCACCAAGCTGAGCAAGACCCGGATGAAGATGTCCCATAAACTGCACCGGATGGCACCGGACTTCGTCGCGGAGATCGCTCGGCGGATCGTCGGCGAGGCACCGGACGTCGTCGGTTTCACGTCCACCTTCCAGCAGAACACCGCCGCGCTGGCGGCGGCCAGGCAGGTGAAGCGGCTCGCTCCGCACATCAGGACGGTCATCGGCGGCGCCAACTGCGACGCCGAGCAGGGCGCGGCGCTGCACCGCAACTTCCCCTTCCTCGACTACGTCGTACGGGGCGAGGGAGAGGCCGCGTTCCCCCAGTTGCTCAGCGCGCTCACCGCCGGGGAGAGCCTCTCCGGGGTCCCCGGGCTCTGCCACCGGACCGAAGACGGCTCCAGCACCGCGAATCCCATGGCATCGAGTCCGCTGCCGCCCGCGACGATCCTGTCGCCCGACTACAGCGGGTACTTCGAGCGCCTGGCCGCTTCCGTAGCCCGCAACTGGGTCGAGCCCAAACTCGTCGTCGAGGGAGCTCGCGGGTGCTGGTGGGGCGAGAAGCACCACTGCACCTTCTGCGGACTCAACGGCTCCTTCATGCAGTTCCGCAGCAAGAGCCCCGACGTCTTCTACGAGGAGATCATGGACCTGGCGCGCAAGCACCGGGTGCTCGACATGTACGTCGTCGACAACATCCTCGACATGGGCTATCTCTCCACCGTGCTGCCCCGCATCATCGACAGCGGGTACGACCTGCGGCTGCACGTCGAGATCAAGGCCAATATGCGGCGCAACCAGCTGCGTACCCTGGCCGAGGCCGGTCTCATCTATGTGCAGCCGGGCATCGAGAGCCTCAACAAACGGGTCCTGGACCTGATGGACAAGGGCGTCAGCGGCTGCCAGAACGTACGGATGCTCCGGGACGGGGCGGAGACGGGACTGTCCGTCTCGTGGAACTACCTCCACGGTTTTCCCGGCGAGAGCGCGAAGGACTACGAAGGGGTCATCGGTCAGATCCCGGCGCTGGAACATCTCGACCCGCCGGTCGATCTCTCCGCCCGGATCGCCATCGAACGTTTCAGCCCGTACTTCAACCAGCCGTCGCTGGGGTTCGACGGGCTGCGGCCGGAGGCGCACTACCGCTTCACCTACGACCTGCCGGAGGAGGAGCTGTACGACCTCGCCTACGTCTTCGAGGCCCCCGAGCGCGGCGTCGGGGAGGTCACCGTATCGGCTCTCAACGATGCCCTGGCGCTCTGGAAGGAGCACCACACCGACGCCCGTCTCACACATACCGACCTCGGTGACCGGATCGTCCTCGTCAGCGCTCGGCGCTCCTTCGCCTGGCGGGTGATGGAGCTCACCGACCCCTTCGAGACCGCGGTCTTCCGTCTCCTGGACCAGCCGCACGCACCGGCCTCGGTCCTCCGCAAGGCGACGGTCCGGATACCCGGCCACGGCCGTACCGGGGCGGACGTCGAAGCGTTGCTGGCCCACTGGCTGGAACTCGGGCTTCTCTTCACCGACGGCGGCCAGTACGTGCATCTCGCGCCGTCCGCCGTGAACGAGAACCTGCTGCGTCTGGACTTCATGCGTCATGCGCACGCGGCACCCGGGACCGCGTCCCCGAACCCGTCCGCGTCCCCGTCCGCGTCCCCGTCCGCGTCCGACAACGAAGCGGACACCGGCGCTCAGCCGGACCGTGACGCCGTACTCGCCTGA
- a CDS encoding prolyl oligopeptidase family serine peptidase, with product MTGPSAADSGSTRAVGEAPPPFLVSRDALPEVCATDPHRMVFTADAGGRCEVFTWDATTASARQVTDHPLGTFHGSIDTQAHVWWFEEDARGVGRWKFRPFDGGPARDGLHGVPAGLARGLGVSRDGTVAVALGDPEGTTVFSGPRGGGAHAVARLPHHANLTGITAAGDLLAVSAQARSASAVTVFGTDGTRHAVLEEPEGALWSLGFGPLPAQRDLLLVREWQGSYLLATWSPGQPLITHLWCAFDTEITGRWCPDGRAVLIRQDRHGRSVLHRADLTARRLTVLPTAPGTLLDASEQVNGDVHTLWTSTATPPRALSTAGTALPSPPHLPPRVPGVPRDLWTPGPDGPVHTLVTLPEGVSAPAPTVFLVHGGPADHDRDAYDGALHSLVASGFAVARVNYRGSTGYGPAWRNAMTEGVGLTQVADLASVQADLVARGWADPRALALWGTSWGAYLTLLALGTRPGLWQAGVAVKPVAHLAHAHATTTPALRTLDERLFGGTPREFPARYARSSPHTYVPDLDAPLLVVAATHDAKCPPGQIRDYLDELVTHRKRHEALWLDTGHDGYDGRDHLSVLRGALVFLDRELRGRPRATPEAPPSTRRGESGRPASDPEPAANGTAQRLTER from the coding sequence GTGACGGGCCCCTCCGCCGCCGATTCCGGGAGCACCCGCGCGGTGGGCGAAGCGCCCCCTCCCTTTCTGGTCTCCCGCGACGCGCTGCCCGAGGTGTGCGCGACGGATCCTCACCGGATGGTCTTCACCGCCGACGCGGGCGGCCGCTGCGAGGTCTTCACCTGGGACGCCACGACCGCCTCCGCCCGGCAGGTGACCGACCACCCGCTGGGCACCTTCCACGGTTCCATCGACACCCAGGCCCATGTGTGGTGGTTCGAGGAGGACGCCCGCGGTGTGGGCCGCTGGAAGTTCCGGCCCTTCGACGGCGGACCGGCCCGCGACGGCCTCCACGGCGTGCCGGCGGGTCTGGCACGCGGTCTCGGCGTGAGCCGCGACGGCACCGTCGCGGTCGCCCTGGGCGACCCGGAAGGCACCACCGTGTTCAGCGGCCCGCGCGGTGGTGGGGCCCACGCGGTGGCCCGTCTCCCCCATCACGCGAATCTGACCGGGATCACCGCCGCCGGTGACCTGCTGGCCGTCAGTGCGCAGGCCCGTTCCGCGAGCGCGGTCACCGTGTTCGGCACCGACGGCACCCGGCACGCCGTGCTGGAAGAACCCGAAGGAGCCCTGTGGTCCCTCGGGTTCGGGCCCCTTCCCGCTCAGCGGGACCTGCTGCTCGTACGGGAGTGGCAGGGCAGCTACCTCCTTGCCACCTGGTCCCCGGGCCAGCCGCTCATCACCCACCTGTGGTGCGCGTTCGACACGGAGATCACCGGCCGCTGGTGCCCCGACGGCCGCGCCGTACTGATCCGCCAGGACCGGCACGGCCGCAGTGTCCTGCACCGGGCCGACCTCACCGCCCGCCGGCTGACCGTACTGCCCACGGCCCCGGGCACCCTGCTGGACGCCTCCGAGCAGGTGAACGGCGACGTACACACGCTCTGGACCAGTACCGCCACCCCGCCGCGCGCACTCTCCACCGCCGGTACCGCGCTGCCCTCCCCTCCGCATCTCCCCCCGCGTGTACCCGGCGTACCGCGCGATCTGTGGACACCGGGCCCCGACGGGCCGGTGCACACCCTCGTCACCCTGCCCGAGGGGGTGTCCGCGCCGGCGCCCACGGTGTTCCTCGTCCACGGCGGTCCCGCCGACCACGACCGCGACGCCTACGACGGTGCCCTGCACTCCCTGGTGGCTTCCGGCTTCGCCGTCGCCCGGGTCAACTACCGCGGCTCCACCGGGTACGGGCCGGCCTGGCGCAACGCGATGACGGAGGGAGTCGGGCTCACCCAGGTCGCCGACCTCGCGTCGGTCCAAGCGGACCTGGTCGCGCGCGGCTGGGCGGACCCGCGGGCACTCGCCCTCTGGGGCACCTCCTGGGGCGCCTACCTCACCCTGCTGGCGCTGGGAACCCGCCCCGGCCTGTGGCAGGCGGGCGTCGCCGTGAAACCGGTCGCCCACCTCGCCCACGCGCACGCGACCACCACACCCGCCCTGCGCACACTGGACGAGCGGCTCTTCGGGGGGACTCCGCGGGAGTTCCCCGCGCGCTACGCGCGGAGCTCACCGCACACCTATGTCCCGGACCTCGACGCGCCGTTGCTGGTCGTCGCGGCGACGCACGACGCGAAGTGTCCACCCGGTCAGATCCGGGACTACCTGGACGAGCTGGTCACCCACCGCAAGCGCCACGAGGCGCTGTGGCTGGACACCGGCCACGACGGATACGACGGCCGGGACCACCTGAGCGTCCTGCGCGGCGCCCTCGTCTTCCTCGACCGCGAACTCCGCGGCCGTCCACGCGCCACCCCCGAAGCGCCCCCCTCCACCAGGCGGGGGGAGTCCGGCCGGCCGGCGAGCGATCCCGAACCGGCCGCGAACGGAACGGCTCAACGCCTCACGGAAAGGTAG